A genome region from Populus alba chromosome 3, ASM523922v2, whole genome shotgun sequence includes the following:
- the LOC140955429 gene encoding uncharacterized protein: MNRDPGPGRGRGRDLGRGRGRVRDRGRGPWRSPGGGAHWVSKGRSSDPSSHSSYSVGPDESSSGEKPFSDRDRNSQPNSRRWFPSYPNSAGNIFCQDESSSGEKPFSDRDRNSQPKSRRWFPSYPNSAGNIFCQKEPLENKSLEDSMSSAGRMLHDQSAPSCSSLGSNQSDCSVASNSVNKGDSALMPAISGSRDMKSDIVSTPLEKGAKDGAVHLHFSLKG; this comes from the exons ATGAATCGTGATCCTGGTCCAGGTCGAGGTCGGGGACGAGATCTAGGTCGAGGTCGAGGTCGAGTACGAGATCGAGGTCGAGGTCCATGGCGCAGTCCCGGAGGAGGCGCGCATTGGGTTTCCAAGGGGAGATCTTCGGATCCTTCTTCCCACAGTAGCTATTCT GTTGGACCAGATGAGTCTTCTTCTGGTGAGAAACCTTTTAGCGACAGAGACAGAAACTCGCAGCCGAATTCACGACGGTGGTTTCCAAGTTATCCTAACAGCGCGGGTAACATTTTTTGCCAAGATGAGTCTTCTTCTGGTGAGAAACCTTTTAGCGACAGAGACAGAAACTCGCAGCCGAAATCACGACGGTGGTTTCCAAGTTATCCTAACAGTGCGGGTAACATTTTTTGCCAGAAGGAACCATTAGAAAATAAGTCATTAGAAGATAGCATGTCCAGTGCAGGAAGGATGCTGCACGACCAAAGTGCTCCCAGTTGCAGCAGTCTTGGGTCAAATCAGTCAGATTGTTCTGTGGCTTCAAATTCAGTTAACAAGGGCGATTCTGCATTGATGCCAGCTATTTCAGGTTCTAGGGATATGAAGTCTGATATTGTTAGCACTCCCTTGGAAAAGGGAGCAAAGGATGGTGCAGTGCACCTTCATTTCTCTCTCAAAGGATGA